In the Muricauda sp. MAR_2010_75 genome, one interval contains:
- a CDS encoding Ppx/GppA phosphatase family protein, with protein MIIRKFAAIDIGSNAIRLLINNVIEHEEKPTVFKKSELVRVPVRLGEDSFLRGEISERNLKRLIKTMQSFDLLMQVYGVEKYMACATSALREAKNGQEVIEKVQKESGVQIQIIDGKQEASIIASTDLKDLIKSDRFYLYVDVGGGSTEFTIFDKGNPVMSRSFEIGTVRILNDLVKDTVWDEIKLWITSNMNVENKVEIIGSGGNINKLHKMSGRKIGQPLSYIWLNAQYHFLNSMDYEDRISELGLNQDRADVIIPATKIFLNAAKWSKAKKIHVPKIGLADGMIKTLYYR; from the coding sequence TTGATCATACGAAAATTTGCCGCTATTGATATTGGATCTAACGCCATTAGGTTGTTGATCAACAACGTTATCGAACACGAAGAAAAACCTACCGTATTCAAAAAAAGTGAACTGGTTCGGGTACCCGTTCGTTTGGGCGAGGATTCGTTTTTGAGAGGGGAAATTTCAGAAAGGAATTTAAAGCGCCTGATCAAGACCATGCAATCCTTTGATTTGTTGATGCAGGTCTATGGTGTGGAAAAATATATGGCCTGTGCCACCTCGGCCCTGCGTGAAGCCAAAAATGGACAAGAAGTCATTGAGAAGGTCCAAAAGGAGTCCGGGGTGCAAATCCAGATAATAGATGGAAAACAAGAAGCTTCCATTATTGCTTCCACGGACTTGAAGGATCTTATTAAGAGTGATCGATTCTATCTCTATGTTGATGTTGGGGGCGGAAGTACGGAATTCACCATTTTCGACAAAGGAAATCCAGTTATGTCCCGCTCATTTGAAATTGGAACCGTTCGCATTCTCAATGATTTGGTGAAGGATACGGTTTGGGATGAAATAAAGCTGTGGATCACTTCCAATATGAACGTGGAGAACAAGGTTGAAATTATTGGGTCAGGCGGAAACATCAACAAACTCCATAAAATGTCCGGAAGAAAAATAGGGCAGCCCTTATCCTACATTTGGCTGAATGCCCAATACCACTTTTTGAACAGTATGGACTATGAAGATCGCATATCAGAATTGGGATTGAACCAAGATAGGGCCGATGTAATTATACCGGCCACCAAAATTTTCCTCAATGCTGCCAAATGGAGTAAGGCTAAGAAAATTCATGTACCCAAAATCGGTTTGGCCGATGGAATGATCAAGACCTTGTACTATCGGTGA
- a CDS encoding tRNA-(ms[2]io[6]A)-hydroxylase: protein MLGLKLPTDPRWVNIVEKNIEEILTDHAYCEQKAASTAISLIIGFPEKSELVKEMTALAREEMGHFNMVHDKILKRGWVLGRERKDEYVLELMKFFPKGGSRETHLVHKLLYAALIEARSCERFRLLSEEIQDEELSEFYRNLMASEANHYTMFLKFARKYGNNAEVDKKWQDLLEYEAQLMKDLGKKETMHG from the coding sequence ATGTTAGGGCTTAAGTTACCAACAGACCCCAGATGGGTGAACATTGTTGAAAAAAATATTGAAGAAATCCTTACCGATCACGCCTATTGTGAACAAAAAGCGGCCAGTACAGCCATATCCTTGATTATAGGTTTTCCAGAAAAATCGGAATTGGTCAAGGAAATGACCGCTTTGGCCCGGGAGGAAATGGGGCATTTTAACATGGTCCACGACAAAATTTTGAAACGTGGTTGGGTTTTGGGTCGCGAGCGCAAAGATGAATATGTTTTGGAGCTGATGAAATTCTTTCCAAAAGGCGGGAGCCGTGAAACCCATTTGGTACACAAACTGCTGTATGCTGCCCTCATTGAGGCCCGCAGTTGCGAGCGATTCCGATTACTTTCCGAAGAAATTCAGGATGAGGAACTTTCTGAGTTTTACCGCAACCTTATGGCCAGCGAGGCCAACCATTATACCATGTTCTTAAAGTTTGCCCGTAAATATGGGAATAACGCAGAGGTAGATAAAAAATGGCAAGACCTCTTGGAATATGAAGCCCAATTAATGAAAGACTTGGGCAAAAAAGAGACCATGCACGGTTAA
- a CDS encoding DNA polymerase III subunit gamma/tau yields MEPFVVSARKYRPQTFKDVVGQESITNTLLNAIENNHLAQALLFCGPRGVGKTTCARILAKKINQDGTEREDEDFAFNIFELDAASNNSVDDIRSLIDQVRIPPQVGKYKVYIIDEVHMLSQSAFNAFLKTLEEPPKHAIFILATTEKHKIIPTILSRCQIFDFKRITVKDAADYLKYIAEQQGVEAEESALHIIAQKADGAMRDALSIFDRVVSFSGKQLTRKAVTDNLNVLDYDTYFTATDLILENKIPELLVLFNKTLSLGFDGHHFITGLASHFRDLMVCQHPDTLPLLEVGEDVQQHYQEQAKKASKEFLLKSIDMANNCDLQYKSSKNQRLLVELTLMKLASITFDGEKKNASFLIPASYFTSTAPKNGTVAPKTNGTASKQLEEDNKEEVVQVAEPEEAVVQEPKESYQPAKKIQIKTPEKRVSGLSLSSIKAKKAHEQTKTPDVPHEELPSEPFSEADMQQHWDDFVHILENKGRKILASNLQTDVPKLKNENTIWIELPNGTMKKEVEREQSLILDHLKQNLNNYSITLHITVNEEVAKKFAFTPQEKYEKLKEKNPAIDLLRKEFDLDF; encoded by the coding sequence TTGGAACCTTTTGTAGTATCAGCGAGGAAGTACCGTCCCCAGACCTTCAAGGATGTCGTGGGCCAGGAGTCCATTACCAATACCCTACTGAATGCCATTGAAAACAACCATTTGGCCCAAGCCTTGTTGTTCTGTGGCCCCAGAGGGGTTGGCAAGACCACTTGTGCCCGGATTTTGGCCAAAAAAATCAACCAAGATGGAACCGAGCGGGAAGATGAGGATTTTGCCTTCAACATTTTTGAGTTGGATGCTGCTTCCAACAACTCTGTGGATGACATCCGAAGTCTTATTGACCAAGTCCGGATTCCACCACAAGTGGGCAAATACAAGGTTTATATCATTGATGAGGTTCACATGTTGTCCCAATCGGCGTTCAATGCCTTTTTAAAGACCCTGGAAGAACCTCCAAAACATGCCATTTTTATTTTGGCCACCACGGAAAAGCACAAGATTATCCCTACCATTTTATCCCGTTGTCAAATCTTTGATTTTAAGAGAATTACAGTGAAAGATGCAGCGGACTATCTTAAATATATTGCCGAGCAACAGGGGGTTGAAGCGGAAGAAAGTGCACTCCACATCATTGCCCAAAAAGCGGATGGTGCCATGCGTGATGCGCTTTCCATTTTTGACCGTGTCGTAAGCTTTTCAGGAAAACAGTTGACCCGAAAAGCCGTAACGGACAACCTCAATGTGCTGGATTACGACACCTACTTTACAGCAACAGATCTTATCTTGGAGAACAAAATTCCTGAATTGTTGGTACTTTTCAACAAAACCTTGTCCCTTGGTTTTGATGGACACCATTTTATCACAGGATTGGCATCACATTTTAGGGATTTAATGGTTTGCCAACATCCAGATACCCTACCCCTTTTGGAAGTGGGTGAAGATGTACAACAGCACTATCAAGAGCAGGCCAAAAAAGCATCAAAAGAGTTTTTGTTGAAATCCATTGATATGGCCAATAATTGCGATCTTCAATACAAATCGAGCAAAAATCAGCGGTTACTGGTGGAACTCACCTTAATGAAATTGGCATCCATCACTTTTGATGGAGAAAAAAAAAACGCTAGTTTCTTAATCCCTGCTTCCTATTTTACTTCCACTGCACCCAAAAATGGAACTGTAGCTCCCAAGACTAATGGCACAGCTTCAAAACAGCTTGAAGAAGATAACAAGGAAGAGGTTGTTCAAGTCGCTGAACCAGAAGAAGCTGTAGTTCAAGAACCCAAAGAAAGCTATCAACCTGCCAAAAAGATCCAGATAAAGACTCCAGAAAAACGGGTTTCTGGGCTATCACTTTCCAGTATCAAGGCCAAAAAGGCGCATGAACAGACAAAGACACCGGATGTTCCCCATGAAGAGCTGCCCAGCGAACCATTTTCAGAGGCCGACATGCAACAACATTGGGATGATTTTGTCCATATTCTTGAAAATAAAGGACGAAAAATCCTGGCCAGTAATCTCCAGACCGATGTGCCCAAACTAAAAAACGAGAACACCATTTGGATTGAGCTGCCCAACGGCACCATGAAAAAAGAAGTTGAACGGGAACAAAGTTTGATATTGGATCATCTCAAACAAAATCTGAACAATTATTCCATTACACTGCACATTACCGTAAATGAGGAGGTGGCCAAGAAATTTGCCTTTACCCCTCAGGAGAAATATGAAAAACTAAAGGAAAAAAATCCGGCCATAGACCTCTTGCGCAAAGAGTTTGATTTAGATTTCTAA
- the dgoD gene encoding galactonate dehydratase gives MKKDFSRRNWLRNMTAGMAGLLVTEQLVGQPIKYSEAGNTFNVNKALVSPKDPIKITKLEIIPVHTLRTIFVKMYTNVGIVGIGEGTVEGRIPTTMAAIKELEKYLIGKDPRKPAHHWQAIYRHAFYRGGIVLTSALSAVDIAMWDIKGKALGVPVYELLGGPNRNRVRVYGQAGSPEGAQKVIDEGYTSMKVGVTYSRGRLSRYVENPDFVQGVVDNIAAIRDVIGPKVDMGIELHGDHSPQTSMILIKALEEFQPWFYEEPIQFQNLPLMAEMAKKTHIPFATGERMVTKWQFRELLTLGAASILQPDITHCGGITELKAISSLAEAFYAAMLPHAKEGIVGAVASLHVVASIPNLLAHELPNLQAAPNDGVERSSLGKSYIKKPLVMDDDGHISLAGNIDGPGLGLELDDDLVENERGVEEWEFPEMWDSFDGSVIDH, from the coding sequence ATGAAAAAGGATTTTTCTCGAAGAAATTGGCTTAGAAATATGACTGCAGGTATGGCTGGGCTTTTGGTTACAGAACAACTTGTTGGTCAACCCATAAAATATTCTGAAGCCGGCAATACGTTCAATGTCAACAAAGCGCTTGTATCTCCCAAAGACCCTATAAAAATTACCAAACTGGAAATTATTCCTGTACATACCTTACGAACAATTTTTGTGAAAATGTACACTAATGTTGGTATTGTGGGTATTGGTGAAGGAACAGTTGAAGGGCGTATACCCACAACTATGGCCGCCATTAAAGAATTAGAAAAATACCTGATTGGAAAAGACCCAAGAAAACCGGCACATCATTGGCAAGCCATATACCGTCATGCATTCTACCGAGGAGGCATTGTTCTTACCAGTGCCTTATCTGCAGTTGACATAGCCATGTGGGACATTAAGGGAAAAGCACTTGGAGTTCCAGTATATGAGTTGCTTGGAGGTCCAAATAGGAACAGAGTAAGGGTATATGGGCAGGCCGGTTCTCCTGAAGGAGCACAAAAAGTGATTGACGAGGGATATACATCCATGAAAGTGGGCGTTACATACAGTCGTGGTAGACTGTCTCGTTATGTAGAGAATCCTGATTTTGTACAAGGAGTTGTGGACAATATTGCTGCTATTAGGGATGTCATTGGCCCAAAAGTGGATATGGGAATAGAATTACATGGAGACCATTCGCCACAAACTTCTATGATTTTGATTAAGGCCCTGGAAGAATTTCAACCTTGGTTTTATGAAGAACCAATACAGTTTCAAAATCTTCCCCTAATGGCAGAAATGGCCAAAAAGACCCATATTCCTTTTGCAACGGGTGAACGAATGGTTACAAAATGGCAGTTTAGAGAATTACTGACATTAGGCGCTGCTTCTATCCTTCAACCAGATATAACCCATTGTGGGGGTATTACAGAACTTAAGGCTATTTCATCTTTGGCTGAAGCTTTCTACGCAGCCATGTTGCCCCATGCTAAAGAAGGCATTGTTGGAGCTGTAGCATCTTTGCATGTTGTAGCCAGTATTCCCAACCTATTGGCACACGAATTACCTAATCTACAAGCAGCTCCAAATGATGGTGTAGAACGCAGTTCTCTTGGGAAAAGTTATATTAAAAAACCATTGGTGATGGATGATGATGGTCATATTTCCTTAGCAGGAAACATAGATGGGCCAGGTCTTGGGCTTGAATTGGATGATGATTTAGTAGAAAATGAACGTGGGGTAGAAGAATGGGAATTTCCTGAAATGTGGGACAGTTTTGATGGGTCAGTAATTGACCATTAA
- a CDS encoding RsmD family RNA methyltransferase, whose product MRIISGKYKGKRLTAPKKLPVRPTTDMAKEGLFNILNNRYYLDELKVLDLFSGTGNISFEFASRGTEEITAVDSYAGCVQFISKTARELDFQITPIKSDVFKFLKRTTEKFNLIFADPPYDFDIAQFLSIANLVFQNELLKEDGLLVIEHSDQTDLSEHPHFAESRKYGGSIFSFFTIAA is encoded by the coding sequence ATGCGGATTATTTCGGGAAAATATAAGGGAAAGAGACTGACCGCCCCAAAAAAACTTCCAGTACGTCCCACTACGGACATGGCCAAGGAAGGGTTATTCAATATTCTCAACAATCGCTATTATCTGGATGAGCTTAAGGTACTGGATCTTTTTTCCGGGACGGGCAACATCAGTTTTGAGTTTGCTTCGAGGGGCACTGAAGAAATTACTGCTGTGGATAGCTATGCAGGTTGTGTACAATTTATTTCCAAAACAGCTAGAGAACTCGATTTCCAAATTACGCCCATTAAATCTGATGTCTTCAAATTTTTGAAGCGAACCACGGAAAAGTTCAACCTCATTTTTGCAGACCCCCCCTACGATTTTGACATCGCACAATTTTTAAGCATTGCCAATCTTGTTTTTCAAAATGAATTATTAAAAGAAGATGGCCTTTTGGTAATTGAGCATTCCGATCAAACTGATTTATCCGAACATCCCCATTTTGCAGAGAGCCGAAAATACGGCGGTAGTATATTCAGCTTTTTTACTATTGCTGCATAA
- a CDS encoding DUF3822 family protein has translation MTEKTTRIVQSKENNTFRKLSIQVGLNGLSFCVLDTISNKILAFEKVSFKTPSTPYLMLKELKTIINLKNDIGSDFSEVVVIHKNNMFSLVPKPLFNTEELPNYLKFNAKIMATDLIAFDEIPNQEIVNVYVPYTNINNYIFDIFGEFEFKHSGTVLINTLLNQARISSEPICYVQVSEKEMEMMVVTEKKLIFYNQFEFKTKEDFLYYLLFSFEQLQMDPEKIQLKLFGTIEERDPIYNLCHQYVKQVSVFVPHTSSFPLDELENDAIDFSILSAL, from the coding sequence ATGACAGAAAAAACAACTAGGATAGTACAGTCCAAAGAAAATAACACTTTTAGAAAATTGTCCATTCAAGTCGGCTTGAATGGACTTTCTTTTTGTGTACTGGACACCATTTCCAACAAAATCCTGGCTTTCGAGAAAGTGAGCTTTAAAACACCGTCCACTCCCTATCTCATGCTCAAGGAGCTGAAAACAATCATCAACCTGAAAAATGATATTGGCAGTGATTTTTCCGAAGTAGTGGTCATCCACAAGAACAACATGTTCAGTTTGGTGCCAAAACCGCTTTTCAATACAGAAGAACTGCCCAACTATCTTAAGTTCAATGCCAAGATCATGGCAACGGATCTTATAGCCTTTGATGAAATTCCCAATCAGGAAATTGTAAATGTCTATGTGCCGTATACAAATATCAACAACTATATTTTTGATATTTTCGGTGAATTTGAGTTCAAGCACAGTGGTACCGTCTTAATCAATACATTACTGAACCAAGCAAGAATTTCTTCAGAACCGATTTGTTATGTCCAGGTTTCCGAAAAGGAAATGGAAATGATGGTGGTGACAGAGAAAAAACTCATCTTCTACAATCAGTTTGAGTTCAAGACCAAAGAGGATTTTTTGTACTATCTGCTCTTCAGCTTTGAACAGTTACAGATGGATCCCGAAAAAATTCAACTTAAGCTGTTCGGTACCATTGAGGAAAGAGACCCTATCTACAATTTGTGTCACCAATATGTAAAACAGGTTTCCGTTTTTGTTCCCCATACCTCATCCTTTCCCCTTGATGAATTGGAGAACGACGCCATTGATTTCTCTATACTGAGCGCCTTATAA
- a CDS encoding ATP-dependent RecD-like DNA helicase yields the protein MDKPTALNFLSILTEKFPHVPTIKQDVALEKLAHFVVNGKKDDIFLLKGFAGTGKTTIVATMVSSLWKIRMSSVLMAPTGRAAKVMSVYSGNKAFTIHKKIYFPKKQAGGGVQFVLAPNKHRNTIFIVDEASMIPDTPADSKLFENGSLLDDLMFYVHSGHNCKLILIGDTAQLPPVKLEISPALEEDRLSLNYNKEVECLELDEVMRQSDDSGILYNATNLREQLQSQFFDGFKFETGPFKDIVRLIDGTEIQEAIDSSYSENGKEETVIIVRSNKRANLYNQNIRERILFLDNDIAVGDYMMVVKNNYFWLKPNSEAGFIANGDIIEVLELFAIKELYGFTFAEVKVKMVDYPNQKPFETVLLLDTINAQTPSLSYEDGNKLYQEVMKDYAHEKSKYKKFLGVKNNKYFNALQVKFSYAITCHKSQGGQWDTVFVEQPYLPNGVDKDYLRWLYTAVTRAKRQLFLIGFKDDFFLD from the coding sequence ATGGACAAGCCCACAGCATTAAATTTCTTATCGATATTAACAGAAAAATTCCCCCACGTTCCAACTATAAAACAGGATGTGGCCTTGGAGAAACTGGCCCATTTTGTGGTCAATGGGAAAAAGGACGATATTTTCCTTTTAAAAGGCTTTGCTGGAACTGGTAAAACCACCATTGTGGCCACTATGGTGAGCAGCCTTTGGAAAATACGGATGAGTTCCGTTCTCATGGCCCCAACGGGAAGGGCCGCCAAGGTAATGTCGGTCTATTCGGGGAACAAGGCCTTTACCATTCATAAGAAAATCTATTTTCCCAAAAAACAGGCCGGAGGAGGCGTCCAGTTTGTTCTGGCGCCCAACAAGCATAGGAATACCATTTTTATAGTCGATGAAGCTTCCATGATTCCCGACACCCCGGCAGATTCCAAACTTTTTGAAAACGGGTCATTGTTGGACGACCTAATGTTTTATGTGCATTCCGGTCATAACTGTAAACTGATTTTGATAGGGGACACGGCACAGTTGCCCCCAGTTAAGCTCGAAATCAGTCCGGCCTTGGAGGAAGATCGGCTTTCCTTGAACTATAATAAGGAGGTAGAATGTTTGGAATTGGATGAGGTGATGCGGCAGAGCGATGATTCCGGGATTCTCTACAATGCCACCAATCTCAGGGAACAATTGCAATCCCAATTTTTTGATGGCTTTAAATTTGAAACAGGACCGTTTAAGGACATTGTTCGACTTATTGATGGTACCGAAATTCAGGAAGCCATTGATTCGTCCTACAGTGAAAATGGCAAAGAAGAAACCGTCATTATAGTTAGGTCCAACAAAAGGGCCAACCTGTACAATCAAAATATCAGGGAACGAATTCTCTTTTTGGACAATGATATTGCCGTTGGGGATTATATGATGGTGGTCAAGAACAACTATTTTTGGTTAAAGCCCAATTCAGAAGCCGGTTTTATTGCCAATGGTGATATTATTGAGGTATTGGAACTGTTCGCTATTAAGGAGCTCTACGGATTTACATTTGCTGAGGTAAAGGTGAAGATGGTGGATTATCCCAACCAAAAACCTTTTGAGACCGTTCTGTTATTGGATACCATAAATGCACAGACTCCATCACTTTCCTATGAAGATGGCAATAAGCTGTATCAAGAAGTAATGAAGGATTATGCCCATGAAAAATCCAAATACAAAAAGTTTCTCGGGGTCAAGAACAACAAATACTTTAACGCGTTGCAAGTAAAATTTTCCTATGCCATTACCTGCCATAAATCGCAAGGAGGGCAATGGGATACGGTCTTTGTGGAACAACCGTATTTGCCCAATGGTGTGGACAAGGATTATTTACGATGGCTGTATACCGCGGTCACCCGGGCCAAACGTCAACTCTTCTTAATAGGTTTTAAAGATGATTTTTTTCTTGACTAG
- a CDS encoding DUF4126 domain-containing protein: MTPDTIISIFLGIGLAASVGFRVFLPLFALSLAAYLGAWELNDNWQWIGSLAALITLGVATIMEIFAYFIPWVDNALDSIAIPLAGIAGTAVMVSTVADLDPVVTWSLAIIAGGGTATAIKGANATGRLTSTATTGGIANPIVSTVETGAAVVVSTASILVPPIAAILVIIILIFIFRIYRKLRPKTK, from the coding sequence ATGACACCAGATACCATTATAAGTATTTTTTTAGGCATTGGTTTGGCCGCTTCGGTAGGGTTTAGGGTCTTTTTGCCCTTGTTCGCCCTTAGTTTGGCCGCATATTTGGGTGCTTGGGAACTCAATGACAATTGGCAATGGATTGGGAGCTTGGCCGCTTTAATAACATTGGGAGTCGCCACCATCATGGAGATTTTTGCCTATTTTATTCCATGGGTGGACAATGCCTTGGACAGTATTGCCATTCCCTTGGCAGGGATTGCAGGTACCGCTGTTATGGTATCAACAGTGGCCGATTTAGACCCTGTGGTCACTTGGTCCTTGGCAATCATAGCCGGTGGGGGAACCGCTACCGCCATTAAAGGGGCAAATGCAACGGGACGATTGACTTCTACGGCAACAACGGGTGGAATCGCCAACCCCATCGTGTCCACTGTTGAAACAGGTGCCGCTGTGGTTGTTTCAACCGCATCAATTTTGGTGCCCCCCATTGCTGCGATTTTGGTCATCATTATTTTGATTTTCATTTTTAGGATTTACCGAAAACTACGCCCCAAAACCAAATAA
- the kdsB gene encoding 3-deoxy-manno-octulosonate cytidylyltransferase produces the protein MIPARYQASRFPAKLMQDLCGKPVIVRTYEAAINTGLFDAVYVVTDSTIISDVISKMGGNVVMSKNEHQSGSDRIAEAVEDMDVDIVINVQGDEPFIDGESLGKIIEVFKKDDKKEIDLASLMTPITDWEEISNPNTVKVIVDNQNCALYFSRSPIPYPRDKEVDATYYKHKGIYAFRKRALMDFQRLPMLPLEAKEKIEAIRFLEYGKKIKMVETHVTGIEIDTPEDLERAVKAWK, from the coding sequence ATGATCCCGGCGCGCTACCAAGCCTCAAGATTCCCTGCAAAACTCATGCAGGATCTTTGTGGGAAACCGGTCATTGTCAGAACCTATGAAGCAGCCATTAACACGGGGCTGTTTGATGCCGTTTACGTAGTAACGGACAGCACAATTATTTCCGATGTCATCTCTAAAATGGGAGGTAATGTCGTCATGAGCAAAAATGAACACCAAAGCGGGAGTGACCGTATAGCGGAAGCCGTGGAGGACATGGATGTGGACATTGTTATAAATGTACAGGGCGATGAACCTTTTATTGATGGTGAAAGTTTGGGGAAAATCATTGAAGTTTTCAAAAAAGACGATAAAAAAGAGATAGATTTGGCCTCATTAATGACCCCTATAACCGATTGGGAGGAAATCTCAAACCCCAATACGGTAAAGGTCATCGTGGACAATCAAAATTGTGCCCTCTATTTTTCCCGTTCCCCCATCCCTTATCCCCGTGATAAGGAAGTTGACGCTACCTATTACAAACACAAAGGAATCTATGCCTTCAGAAAAAGGGCTTTGATGGATTTTCAAAGATTGCCCATGTTGCCCTTGGAAGCCAAAGAAAAAATAGAGGCCATTCGGTTTTTGGAGTATGGGAAGAAAATAAAAATGGTGGAAACCCACGTCACTGGAATTGAAATAGACACCCCGGAAGATTTGGAACGAGCTGTAAAAGCATGGAAGTAG
- a CDS encoding HAD family hydrolase, producing the protein MEVDFSNIKVIGFDADDTLWVNETYFRETEERFADLLEGYETKNKVDQELFKKEMDNLEIYGYGIKGFMLSMIESALELSNNKIPQETISEILKLGKDMISHPVELLDGVEEVLSKLVDKYRLIVLTKGDLLDQERKLEKSGLSKYFHHVEVLSDKKESNYSNLLEHLNIEVDEFLMIGNSLKSDVLPILKIGAKAVHVPFHTTWAHEMVTETEQMNDHLKLNSLKDILKYLNKH; encoded by the coding sequence ATGGAAGTAGACTTTAGCAACATAAAAGTTATCGGCTTTGATGCCGATGATACCCTTTGGGTAAACGAGACCTATTTTAGGGAGACTGAAGAGCGTTTCGCGGATTTGTTGGAGGGGTATGAAACAAAGAACAAGGTAGATCAGGAATTGTTCAAAAAAGAGATGGACAATCTGGAAATATATGGATATGGCATAAAAGGGTTTATGTTGTCCATGATAGAATCTGCATTGGAGTTGTCCAACAATAAAATCCCTCAAGAAACCATTTCTGAGATATTAAAATTGGGAAAGGATATGATTTCCCATCCCGTGGAGCTGTTGGATGGTGTGGAAGAAGTACTCTCCAAACTGGTGGACAAATACCGATTGATCGTACTCACCAAAGGAGATCTTTTGGACCAAGAACGCAAATTGGAGAAGTCAGGACTTTCTAAATATTTCCATCATGTAGAGGTGCTCAGTGACAAAAAAGAAAGCAATTACAGTAATCTTTTGGAGCATCTAAATATAGAAGTGGATGAGTTTTTAATGATAGGCAATTCTCTTAAGTCAGATGTATTGCCTATCTTGAAAATTGGTGCCAAGGCTGTACATGTTCCCTTTCATACCACATGGGCCCATGAAATGGTTACGGAAACTGAGCAGATGAACGACCACCTAAAACTGAACAGCCTCAAGGACATTTTAAAATATTTAAATAAACATTGA
- a CDS encoding iron-containing alcohol dehydrogenase family protein, with the protein MVPRVVFGQGSFSQLGEILLPKRKNADAPFIFLIDDYFETRDLVAQIPLMFNDKIIFVSADEEPKTAQVDALVKLIKEEYSELPSGIIGIGGGTLLDLAKAVSILLNNNGLAENYQGWDLVNKPALYHVGIPTISGTGAEVSRTTVLLGPEKKLGINSDFTTYDQVLLDPDLTKTVPKEQWFYTGMDCYIHCIESLTGTYLNAFSQSYGEKALELCKDVFLKDIPASESRDKLMMASWHGGMSIAYSQVGIAHAMSYGLSYLLGIKHGIGNCIVFQHLEEFYPEGVALFNKMVEKHDIKLPKGVCANLTQNDFDVMVNVALGLDALWENALGKEWKTIMTPERLQTIYQKI; encoded by the coding sequence ATGGTACCCCGTGTAGTTTTTGGGCAGGGAAGTTTTTCACAATTGGGCGAAATTTTGTTGCCCAAACGTAAAAACGCCGATGCGCCTTTTATTTTTTTGATCGATGACTACTTTGAGACTAGGGATTTGGTTGCCCAGATTCCATTAATGTTCAATGATAAAATCATCTTTGTTTCAGCAGATGAAGAACCCAAGACAGCCCAAGTGGATGCTTTAGTGAAGTTGATCAAAGAAGAATACAGTGAGCTGCCTTCCGGAATAATAGGCATTGGTGGGGGAACCCTTTTGGATTTGGCCAAGGCCGTATCCATATTATTGAACAACAATGGCCTGGCAGAAAACTACCAAGGCTGGGATTTAGTGAATAAGCCGGCGTTGTACCATGTGGGAATCCCTACCATAAGTGGAACAGGAGCAGAGGTTTCCCGAACAACCGTTTTATTGGGGCCAGAGAAAAAACTAGGAATCAACTCAGATTTTACCACCTATGATCAAGTATTGTTGGATCCTGACCTGACCAAAACCGTTCCCAAAGAACAGTGGTTCTACACCGGTATGGATTGTTATATTCACTGTATTGAGTCCCTTACAGGAACCTATTTAAATGCTTTCAGCCAAAGTTATGGGGAAAAGGCCCTGGAACTTTGTAAAGATGTATTTCTAAAAGATATTCCGGCTAGCGAGTCCAGGGACAAATTAATGATGGCTTCATGGCACGGCGGCATGAGCATAGCCTATTCCCAAGTGGGGATTGCCCATGCCATGAGCTATGGATTGTCCTATTTATTGGGAATTAAGCATGGTATTGGAAATTGTATTGTTTTTCAACATTTGGAGGAGTTTTATCCAGAAGGGGTCGCTCTTTTTAACAAGATGGTGGAAAAGCATGATATAAAATTGCCAAAAGGGGTTTGTGCCAACCTTACCCAAAACGATTTTGATGTCATGGTCAATGTGGCGTTGGGATTGGATGCCCTTTGGGAAAATGCCCTTGGGAAGGAATGGAAGACCATTATGACCCCAGAGCGACTTCAAACCATTTACCAAAAAATTTAA